In one window of Meiothermus sp. DNA:
- a CDS encoding MoxR family ATPase → MSEARVQLSALQTALSRVLFGQERVIRELLATTVAGGHALLEGLPGLGKTLLAKAFAEASGLSYRRIQFTPDLLPADVTGTEILEDGQFVFRQGPIFAQVVLADEINRATPKTQSALLEAMQERGVTVSGIRYGLPEPFIVLATQNPLELEGTYPLPEAQLDRFMSKITVQAPPRATWIKILSEEPADPEPVPGLDLLLARAESRQVVVSQPALEAIANTAQLASEEKHLRMGLSPRGAKAWLNLARALAYLSGRAHLDWDDLRSAAMPALSHRLLLTEEAQFEGVQVAQVIQDLLRRTMPK, encoded by the coding sequence GTGAGTGAGGCTCGAGTCCAACTTTCGGCCCTGCAAACCGCACTTTCGCGGGTTTTGTTTGGGCAGGAGCGGGTTATACGGGAACTACTGGCTACCACGGTGGCGGGCGGCCATGCCCTATTGGAGGGGCTGCCGGGGCTGGGCAAAACCCTGTTGGCTAAAGCCTTTGCCGAGGCCAGCGGGCTTTCCTACCGCCGCATCCAGTTCACCCCCGACCTGCTGCCCGCCGACGTGACCGGAACCGAAATTCTGGAAGATGGGCAGTTTGTGTTTCGCCAGGGGCCTATTTTTGCCCAGGTGGTGCTGGCCGACGAGATCAACCGGGCCACCCCCAAAACCCAGTCGGCGCTCCTGGAAGCCATGCAGGAGCGCGGCGTAACCGTCAGCGGCATCCGCTATGGCCTGCCCGAGCCTTTTATCGTGCTGGCCACGCAGAACCCCCTGGAACTCGAGGGCACCTACCCCCTTCCGGAGGCGCAGTTAGACCGTTTTATGTCGAAAATTACCGTGCAGGCACCCCCCCGGGCCACCTGGATAAAAATTCTTTCCGAAGAGCCGGCCGACCCGGAGCCGGTGCCCGGGCTGGATTTGCTCCTGGCCCGCGCCGAATCGCGGCAGGTGGTGGTGAGCCAGCCTGCGCTCGAGGCCATTGCCAACACCGCCCAGCTTGCCAGCGAAGAAAAGCATCTTCGCATGGGGCTTTCTCCCCGGGGGGCCAAAGCCTGGCTGAACCTGGCCAGAGCCCTGGCCTACCTCTCGGGCCGCGCCCACTTAGACTGGGACGACCTGCGCAGCGCAGCCATGCCCGCCCTCTCGCACCGGCTGCTCCTGACCGAAGAGGCCCAGTTCGAGGGCGTTCAGGTAGCCCAGGTTATCCAGGATTTACTGCGCCGCACCATGCCCAAATAG
- the tsaD gene encoding tRNA (adenosine(37)-N6)-threonylcarbamoyltransferase complex transferase subunit TsaD, whose amino-acid sequence MWILGIDTSCDDTGVGLVRDGSVVVNLVASQTLLHQRYGGVVPELASREHTQVIDGLVQQALLEGGIEVPQLDLVAATRGPGLIGALLVGYTYGKGLAFALGKPFVAVHHLEGHIYAALAEHPEVEPPFLALIASGGHTHLFEVPAWGTYRLLGATLDDAAGEAFDKSARLLGLGYPGGPEIERLAQQGDASRVPLGVPLQGQEGFAFSFSGLKTAVARALEKGYAPADIAARFQQVAVEHIAQVVTRAALHSGLRTLLVTGGVAQNAALKAHLQAAGLRILFPPRGLATDNGAMIALAAWRTQAQNPQNQLNLPAAAYLPLSRAP is encoded by the coding sequence GTGTGGATTCTGGGCATAGACACCTCCTGCGACGATACCGGCGTGGGTCTGGTGCGAGACGGAAGCGTAGTGGTCAACCTGGTGGCCTCGCAAACCCTGCTGCACCAGCGCTATGGGGGGGTGGTGCCCGAGCTGGCCTCCCGCGAACACACCCAGGTGATTGATGGTTTGGTGCAGCAAGCACTTCTGGAGGGTGGGATTGAAGTTCCCCAACTCGATTTGGTCGCGGCTACCCGGGGGCCGGGCCTGATTGGGGCCTTGCTGGTGGGTTATACCTATGGTAAAGGGCTGGCTTTTGCCCTGGGAAAGCCATTTGTTGCGGTGCATCACCTCGAGGGCCACATTTATGCAGCGCTGGCCGAACACCCCGAGGTCGAACCCCCATTCCTGGCCCTGATTGCCTCCGGTGGACATACCCACCTGTTCGAAGTGCCCGCCTGGGGAACCTACAGGCTGCTGGGGGCTACCCTGGACGATGCCGCCGGTGAAGCCTTCGACAAGTCGGCCCGGCTGTTGGGCCTGGGCTACCCCGGGGGGCCCGAAATAGAAAGACTGGCCCAACAAGGCGACGCCAGCAGGGTGCCCCTGGGGGTTCCACTACAGGGCCAGGAAGGCTTTGCCTTCAGTTTCTCGGGCCTGAAGACCGCTGTGGCCAGGGCCCTTGAAAAGGGCTATGCACCGGCCGACATTGCCGCCCGGTTCCAGCAAGTGGCGGTGGAGCATATCGCTCAGGTGGTGACCCGTGCGGCCCTGCACAGCGGCCTCAGAACGCTGCTGGTGACCGGAGGGGTAGCGCAAAATGCAGCGCTTAAAGCCCACTTGCAGGCAGCTGGACTGCGAATTCTGTTTCCACCAAGGGGTCTGGCCACCGACAACGGAGCCATGATTGCCCTGGCAGCCTGGCGTACCCAGGCGCAGAACCCGCAAAACCAGCTCAACCTTCCAGCGGCGGCCTATCTGCCGCTGAGCCGCGCGCCTTGA
- the secA gene encoding preprotein translocase subunit SecA, whose product MLAWINKLLDNNERKVARYWKEVVAPVNALEGEISRIENLAAEYAKLREAYQNGSSLDELLPRAFALTREASKRFLGLRHYDVQLIGGAVLHEGKIAEMKTGEGKTLVATLAVALNAIAGKGVHLVTVNDYLARRDAEWMGPIYKGLGLTVGVVQNHSSPEERRQAYLCDVTYVTNSELGFDYLRDNMAVAPEQLVLRHDTPLHYAIIDEVDSILVDEARTPLIISGPTEKATDMYYRMAEIARKLERGEKPPVGTKGEPTGDYTIEEKQKAVHLTLQGIAKAEKLLGVEGLFNTEHMELAHMLTQAIRAKELYFIDREYIVQDGQVIIVDEFTGRLQPGRRFGEGLHQAIEAKEGVKIERENQTLATVTYQNFFRLYEKTAGMTGTAKTEEKEFQEIYAMDVVSIPTNRPVIRQDAPDVVYRSEKGKFFAVVEEIAEKYEKGQPVLVGTISVEKSERLSAMLKEPRHFLPRLEARAQLLAKAIEKQSGPEWDRLKKALERPGALRDSELEQHESTIPPKGNIRVAWEYLKKAVHTLELIRKGIPHQVLNAKYHEKESEIVAQAGRSKTITISTNMAGRGTDIKLGGNAEYLAADLLRKEGLEPRSEWRIELFIKKLVQGDEEEAIKLAAEIGIRQSVIDEIRRLRDTCAADEVRVKELGGLHIIGTERHESRRIDNQLRGRSGRQGDPGSSRFYVSFDDDLMRLFASERIVGMLDRMGFDDSEPIENQMVTRSIERAQKRVEDRHFDTRKQLLRLDEVMARQREVVYAQRRNVLLGSDEVVREGALAMIEDTVDGVAANYLNPQQHPDDWDIEGLRSSLVDYIPALKDFDFEGLRKLKAEEGIEKLVEAARSAYEAREAELNRQGPGLMRAVERFVTLQVVDNAWKEHLHSMDVLKQGIFLRGYGQRDPFQEYKLEGTRFFNEMIGGIKSEVTKFLFRLQVEVNQQPVPAPVAQGVEYSGSEAGVASAQGNRDPFTVRRQQKAASAYSGLSRAERRRLEREERKKSKG is encoded by the coding sequence ATGTTGGCCTGGATTAATAAGCTTCTGGATAACAACGAACGCAAGGTGGCCCGCTACTGGAAAGAAGTGGTGGCCCCGGTTAATGCCCTCGAGGGCGAAATTTCACGCATCGAGAACCTCGCTGCTGAATACGCCAAACTGCGGGAAGCCTACCAAAACGGCAGCAGCCTCGATGAACTCCTCCCCCGGGCCTTTGCCCTGACCCGCGAAGCCTCCAAACGGTTTTTGGGTTTGCGCCACTACGATGTACAGCTCATCGGGGGCGCGGTCTTGCACGAAGGCAAGATCGCCGAGATGAAGACCGGTGAAGGCAAGACCCTGGTGGCTACTCTGGCGGTGGCCCTGAACGCCATTGCAGGTAAAGGGGTTCACCTGGTGACGGTGAATGACTACCTGGCCCGGCGCGATGCCGAGTGGATGGGGCCCATTTACAAGGGCCTGGGCCTGACGGTCGGGGTGGTACAGAACCACTCGAGCCCCGAGGAGCGACGCCAGGCCTACCTGTGCGACGTAACCTACGTAACCAACAGCGAGCTGGGTTTCGACTACCTGCGCGACAACATGGCGGTGGCCCCGGAGCAACTGGTGCTGCGTCACGACACGCCCCTGCACTACGCCATCATCGACGAAGTGGACTCCATTCTGGTGGACGAGGCCCGCACCCCCCTCATCATCAGCGGGCCGACGGAAAAAGCCACCGATATGTATTACCGCATGGCCGAAATCGCCCGGAAACTCGAGCGCGGCGAAAAACCGCCTGTCGGAACCAAGGGCGAACCCACCGGCGACTACACCATTGAGGAAAAACAGAAGGCCGTGCACCTCACCCTGCAAGGCATAGCCAAAGCGGAGAAGTTGCTGGGGGTCGAGGGGCTGTTCAATACCGAGCACATGGAGCTTGCCCACATGCTCACCCAGGCCATCCGGGCTAAGGAGCTCTACTTTATCGACCGGGAATACATTGTGCAGGACGGTCAGGTCATCATCGTAGACGAGTTTACCGGACGCCTTCAGCCGGGCCGTCGCTTTGGCGAGGGGCTGCACCAGGCCATCGAGGCCAAAGAAGGGGTCAAAATCGAGCGCGAGAACCAGACCTTGGCTACCGTCACCTACCAGAACTTCTTCCGCCTTTACGAGAAAACCGCGGGCATGACCGGCACGGCCAAAACTGAGGAAAAGGAGTTTCAGGAAATTTATGCCATGGACGTGGTGAGTATTCCCACCAACCGTCCGGTGATTCGGCAGGACGCACCCGACGTGGTCTACCGCTCGGAAAAGGGCAAATTCTTTGCGGTAGTGGAAGAGATTGCCGAAAAGTACGAGAAAGGCCAGCCAGTGCTGGTCGGCACCATCTCGGTAGAGAAGTCGGAGCGGCTTTCGGCCATGCTCAAAGAGCCCCGCCACTTTTTGCCCCGTCTGGAGGCCCGCGCTCAGCTACTCGCTAAGGCCATCGAGAAACAAAGCGGCCCCGAGTGGGATAGGCTCAAAAAAGCCCTCGAGCGCCCCGGTGCCCTGCGCGACAGCGAGCTCGAGCAGCACGAGTCCACCATCCCCCCCAAGGGCAACATCCGGGTGGCCTGGGAGTACCTCAAAAAAGCCGTGCACACCCTGGAGCTGATCCGCAAAGGCATCCCGCACCAGGTCCTGAACGCCAAGTACCACGAAAAAGAATCGGAGATTGTGGCGCAGGCCGGTCGGAGCAAGACCATCACCATCTCGACCAACATGGCCGGGCGCGGCACCGACATCAAGCTGGGGGGGAATGCCGAGTACCTGGCGGCCGATTTGCTGCGTAAGGAGGGCCTCGAGCCCCGCTCCGAGTGGCGCATCGAACTCTTCATCAAAAAACTGGTACAGGGGGACGAGGAGGAAGCCATTAAACTGGCTGCCGAAATCGGCATACGCCAGTCGGTGATTGACGAAATCCGCCGCCTGCGCGATACCTGCGCTGCCGACGAGGTGCGGGTCAAGGAACTGGGGGGCCTGCACATTATCGGTACTGAGCGCCACGAGTCGCGCCGAATCGACAACCAGTTGCGGGGGCGTTCGGGCCGACAGGGTGACCCCGGTAGCAGCCGCTTCTACGTCTCTTTCGACGACGACCTGATGCGCTTGTTTGCCTCTGAGCGCATTGTGGGCATGCTCGACCGTATGGGCTTCGACGACTCGGAGCCCATCGAAAATCAGATGGTCACGCGCTCGATTGAACGGGCCCAGAAGCGCGTTGAGGATCGCCACTTTGATACCCGTAAACAACTCCTGCGCCTCGACGAGGTGATGGCCCGCCAGCGCGAGGTGGTCTACGCCCAGCGCCGCAATGTGCTGCTCGGCAGCGACGAGGTGGTGCGCGAGGGGGCCCTGGCCATGATCGAGGATACCGTGGACGGGGTGGCCGCCAACTACCTCAACCCCCAGCAGCACCCCGACGACTGGGACATTGAAGGGCTGCGCTCGAGCCTGGTGGACTACATTCCTGCTCTAAAGGACTTCGACTTCGAGGGCCTGCGCAAGCTCAAGGCTGAAGAGGGCATCGAAAAGTTGGTGGAGGCCGCCCGCAGTGCCTATGAAGCCCGCGAGGCCGAACTCAACCGGCAGGGCCCGGGCTTAATGCGGGCGGTGGAGCGCTTCGTGACCCTGCAGGTAGTGGACAACGCCTGGAAAGAACACCTGCACAGCATGGACGTGCTCAAACAGGGCATTTTCCTGCGTGGCTACGGCCAGCGCGACCCCTTCCAGGAGTACAAGCTCGAGGGCACCCGCTTTTTCAACGAGATGATTGGGGGCATCAAGAGCGAAGTAACCAAGTTCTTGTTCCGCCTCCAGGTCGAGGTAAACCAGCAACCTGTGCCGGCTCCCGTAGCCCAGGGGGTCGAGTACAGCGGTTCTGAGGCTGGTGTAGCTTCCGCTCAGGGCAACCGTGACCCCTTTACGGTGCGTCGTCAGCAAAAAGCAGCCTCGGCCTACTCCGGTCTGAGCCGCGCCGAGCGGCGGCGGCTCGAGCGCGAGGAACGCAAGAAAAGCAAGGGATAG
- a CDS encoding metallophosphoesterase → MLSRRRFLTLLGLGGVAFSGASALAVGSSFQFQINRHRRVLPGLDRPLRVVQLSDLHYGFWVHAASVQAWVRAANAEKPDLVVITGDLVESGLRLEWLKGFYRAASPDLQGLLSALGGLRAPLGVFAIWGNHDNGLPQVKRYLGAQLPKHGVGVLTNQGLWVRDDLYLSGVDDYWAEEANPKASLDGYRKGKASLALVHNPDFWDFYQDLPVHLALSGHTHGGQVYLPGIGAPWTPSHYQQAYLGGWYSPGLGPASPPVPGFVSRGLGMTVLPLRINAPAELVVFDFIPEG, encoded by the coding sequence ATGTTGAGCCGACGGCGCTTCCTGACCCTGCTTGGCCTGGGGGGGGTGGCTTTTTCAGGCGCGAGCGCGCTGGCGGTTGGCAGCAGCTTCCAGTTTCAGATTAACCGCCATCGCCGGGTCTTGCCCGGACTTGACCGACCTTTGCGGGTGGTTCAGCTGAGCGACCTGCACTATGGTTTCTGGGTACACGCGGCCTCGGTGCAGGCCTGGGTACGGGCGGCCAACGCCGAAAAGCCCGACCTGGTGGTCATTACCGGTGACCTGGTCGAGTCCGGGTTGCGCCTGGAATGGCTCAAGGGCTTCTACCGCGCAGCCAGTCCCGACCTGCAGGGTTTGCTGTCGGCCCTGGGCGGGCTGCGGGCCCCGCTGGGGGTGTTTGCCATCTGGGGCAACCACGATAACGGGCTGCCCCAGGTCAAGCGATACCTGGGCGCACAGTTGCCCAAACATGGGGTAGGCGTGCTCACCAACCAGGGTTTGTGGGTGCGCGACGACCTGTACCTGAGTGGGGTAGACGACTACTGGGCCGAGGAAGCCAACCCCAAAGCTTCCCTGGATGGCTATCGCAAGGGCAAGGCTAGCCTGGCCCTGGTGCATAACCCCGATTTTTGGGATTTTTACCAGGATTTGCCGGTTCATCTGGCGCTGAGCGGACATACCCATGGAGGACAGGTTTACCTGCCGGGTATTGGGGCCCCCTGGACCCCCTCGCACTACCAACAGGCCTACTTGGGGGGTTGGTACAGCCCGGGTCTTGGCCCGGCCTCCCCTCCGGTTCCAGGGTTTGTCTCGCGGGGGCTGGGCATGACCGTGCTCCCTCTGCGTATAAACGCCCCAGCCGAACTCGTGGTGTTTGACTTCATTCCCGAGGGCTAA
- a CDS encoding metallophosphoesterase translates to MIFSYAFTVQHYRRALRGLQAPMRVAHLSDLHIGFFIRRGSVKRWVEATLAERPDLIVITGDLTDSGRRHQVLPTLEELGGLEAPLGTWAVWGNHDYRFNGYQPKNPPEGELSNRSKANPPRVPMVPPLELEQHLNQQGIRLLHNQGVQLREDLYLAGVEDWWHGEPSVAQALAKKPDSSATLLICHNPDYLYQVPRSVDLTLCGHTHGGQVVLPWYGPAFTSSSYGQQFAGGWVNEPVPAYISRGLGLSTAPIRVACPAELAIHDFVP, encoded by the coding sequence GTGATTTTCAGCTACGCCTTCACCGTCCAGCATTACCGGCGCGCCTTGCGGGGCCTGCAGGCGCCCATGCGGGTCGCCCATCTTTCCGATCTGCATATCGGGTTTTTTATCCGCCGGGGCTCTGTGAAGCGCTGGGTAGAGGCCACCCTGGCCGAGCGCCCCGACCTGATTGTAATCACCGGCGACCTCACCGATTCGGGCCGCCGGCATCAGGTGTTGCCGACCCTCGAGGAACTCGGCGGGCTAGAAGCCCCCCTGGGCACCTGGGCGGTCTGGGGCAACCACGATTACCGTTTTAATGGATACCAACCCAAGAACCCCCCCGAAGGTGAACTGTCCAATAGATCGAAAGCAAACCCCCCTCGAGTGCCCATGGTGCCGCCCCTCGAGCTCGAGCAGCACCTCAATCAACAGGGTATTCGTCTACTTCATAACCAGGGGGTTCAACTCAGGGAAGACCTGTATCTGGCCGGGGTGGAAGATTGGTGGCACGGCGAACCCAGTGTAGCTCAGGCGCTGGCAAAAAAGCCCGATTCTTCGGCTACTCTGCTGATCTGCCACAACCCGGACTATCTGTACCAGGTGCCCAGATCCGTGGACCTTACCCTGTGCGGTCATACCCACGGCGGGCAGGTGGTGCTGCCCTGGTATGGCCCTGCCTTCACTTCCTCGAGCTATGGCCAGCAGTTCGCCGGGGGTTGGGTAAACGAGCCCGTTCCGGCGTATATTTCCAGGGGCCTGGGTTTGTCCACTGCGCCCATCCGGGTGGCCTGCCCGGCGGAACTGGCCATTCACGATTTTGTGCCCTAA
- a CDS encoding prephenate dehydrogenase/arogenate dehydrogenase family protein — translation MKPLFGKVGIFGIGLLGGSLALGMRERFLAEEIHAYDPDPRALEDALALQVVDKVHASLGEWVSELDLGVLAAPVGVLVNEGQKLARFSGPHTLWTDVGSVKGPVVEALTGVLPNFVGSHPMAGSEKAGVEAAHAGLLQNAVWVITPHGNTDPTALCKLRELVQNLGAYPLEIAPALHDRLVARISHLPYLLAVGLNRLVAQDPHQDLLMFLAAGGFRDLTRVASGSPRMSRDMVVANKEALREAIEDLRAVMLELENQLEAPEALLETALEAKRTRDSLPIVKRSLLPVMNELVVQVPDKPGQIATVSTALGNAGVNIKNFEVLAIRDEGGAIRMGFATPEEREEARQILEGIGYKVR, via the coding sequence ATGAAGCCTCTGTTTGGCAAAGTCGGTATTTTTGGCATCGGCTTGTTGGGCGGCAGCCTGGCTTTGGGAATGCGCGAGCGTTTCCTGGCCGAAGAGATTCATGCCTACGACCCCGACCCCCGGGCGCTCGAGGACGCCCTGGCTCTTCAGGTGGTGGACAAGGTTCACGCCTCGCTGGGTGAGTGGGTGAGCGAACTTGACCTGGGGGTGCTGGCTGCCCCGGTGGGGGTACTGGTAAACGAGGGCCAGAAGCTGGCTCGCTTTTCCGGCCCACACACCCTCTGGACCGATGTGGGCAGCGTCAAGGGGCCGGTTGTGGAGGCCCTTACGGGCGTGCTGCCCAACTTTGTAGGTTCGCACCCGATGGCGGGCAGCGAGAAAGCCGGCGTGGAGGCGGCCCATGCGGGGTTGTTGCAGAATGCCGTCTGGGTCATAACCCCTCATGGCAACACCGACCCCACTGCACTGTGCAAACTGCGCGAGTTGGTGCAGAACCTGGGCGCTTACCCCCTGGAAATCGCCCCTGCGTTGCACGACCGCCTGGTGGCCCGCATCTCGCACCTGCCCTATCTGCTGGCGGTGGGGCTCAACCGGCTGGTTGCGCAGGACCCGCATCAAGACCTGCTCATGTTCCTGGCCGCAGGCGGCTTTCGCGACCTGACCCGGGTGGCCTCAGGTTCTCCCCGCATGAGCCGGGACATGGTGGTGGCCAACAAAGAGGCCCTGCGCGAGGCCATCGAAGACCTGCGGGCGGTCATGCTGGAGCTGGAAAACCAGCTCGAGGCCCCCGAAGCCTTGCTAGAGACCGCCCTGGAGGCCAAACGCACCCGCGATTCGCTGCCCATCGTCAAACGCAGCCTGCTGCCGGTGATGAATGAGCTGGTGGTTCAGGTACCCGATAAACCAGGGCAGATTGCTACGGTCTCCACGGCGCTGGGCAACGCCGGGGTCAACATTAAAAATTTCGAGGTTCTGGCCATCCGCGACGAAGGGGGGGCCATCCGCATGGGCTTTGCCACCCCTGAAGAGCGCGAAGAGGCCCGCCAAATTCTGGAGGGCATCGGCTACAAAGTGCGTTGA
- the aroF gene encoding 3-deoxy-7-phosphoheptulonate synthase, translating into MLIILKHGSGPQEIESVVAEVRRVGYRPHVSEGEHTTLIGAIGKGPTPELLDHFRALSAVQDVIPISKPYKLASLEVSPRPTVLRWNSGATGGGEVLIAAGPCGVESLEQTLTAARYVKKHGAQMLRGGAFKPRTSPYSFQGMGQEGLEILAEARRQTGLPIVTEVVSPEQVELVATYADVLQIGARNAQNFALLQAAGRSGRAVMLKRGMSMTLEEFLMSAEYVLAQGNMQLILVERGIRTFEKSTRFTLDVSAVPVLKSWTHLPVWIDPSHAAGKRDWVTSLALAGLAAGADGLIVETHPEPEKAQSDAAQQLTESQFADMMRKVRALLPALGRRLTQELEPA; encoded by the coding sequence ATGCTAATTATTCTGAAACATGGTTCGGGGCCTCAGGAGATCGAGTCGGTGGTGGCAGAAGTGCGACGGGTCGGCTACCGGCCCCACGTCTCTGAGGGCGAGCACACCACCCTGATTGGGGCCATCGGCAAGGGGCCTACCCCGGAGCTCTTGGATCATTTTCGCGCACTTTCTGCCGTGCAGGACGTGATTCCCATCTCCAAGCCCTACAAGCTGGCTTCGCTCGAGGTCTCGCCCAGGCCCACAGTTTTGCGCTGGAACAGCGGCGCTACAGGCGGGGGCGAGGTGCTCATAGCCGCCGGGCCCTGCGGGGTGGAAAGCCTGGAGCAAACCCTTACCGCTGCCCGCTATGTCAAGAAGCACGGCGCCCAGATGCTCCGGGGCGGCGCTTTCAAGCCCCGCACCTCGCCCTACAGCTTTCAGGGCATGGGCCAAGAAGGGCTGGAAATCCTGGCTGAAGCCCGTCGCCAGACTGGTCTGCCCATCGTGACCGAGGTGGTTTCGCCGGAGCAGGTAGAGCTGGTGGCCACCTATGCCGATGTGCTGCAAATTGGCGCCCGCAACGCGCAGAACTTCGCCCTGCTGCAAGCGGCGGGCAGGTCGGGGCGGGCCGTCATGCTCAAGCGAGGCATGAGCATGACCCTGGAGGAGTTCTTGATGTCGGCAGAGTACGTGCTGGCCCAGGGCAACATGCAGCTCATCTTGGTCGAGCGCGGTATCCGCACCTTCGAGAAGTCCACCCGCTTCACCCTGGACGTCTCGGCGGTGCCGGTGCTTAAGAGCTGGACGCACCTTCCGGTCTGGATAGACCCCTCCCACGCAGCCGGCAAGCGCGACTGGGTGACTTCGCTGGCGCTGGCGGGCCTGGCCGCCGGGGCCGATGGGCTGATTGTGGAAACCCACCCCGAGCCCGAAAAAGCCCAGTCCGACGCGGCCCAGCAACTCACCGAAAGCCAGTTCGCCGATATGATGCGCAAGGTCAGGGCCCTCCTGCCTGCCCTGGGGCGCCGGTTGACACAGGAACTCGAGCCCGCCTGA
- a CDS encoding hotdog fold thioesterase: protein MSKIDPTRLERDTLVKTLGIQILEASSQKVVAEMEVTPRLHQPFGYLHGGASVALAETVASIGAYLAAPEGYTSFGLEINANHLRSMQSGKVTATGTPLHSGRTTAVWSIEIRDQEGRLVCISRCTLAITPMR, encoded by the coding sequence ATGAGCAAGATAGACCCCACCCGGTTAGAGCGCGACACCCTGGTCAAGACCCTGGGCATTCAGATTCTAGAAGCATCGTCACAGAAAGTGGTGGCCGAAATGGAGGTGACCCCCCGGCTGCACCAGCCCTTCGGCTACCTGCATGGCGGGGCCTCGGTGGCATTGGCCGAGACCGTCGCCAGCATTGGGGCCTACCTGGCTGCACCGGAGGGCTACACCAGCTTCGGGCTGGAAATCAACGCCAATCACCTGCGCTCGATGCAGTCCGGCAAGGTGACGGCTACCGGAACCCCTCTTCACTCGGGGCGCACCACCGCTGTCTGGAGCATCGAAATCCGCGACCAAGAGGGGCGTCTGGTCTGCATCTCGCGCTGCACCCTGGCCATTACACCCATGCGCTGA